A section of the Polyangium spumosum genome encodes:
- a CDS encoding TldD/PmbA family protein, whose product MTNGAMLEIARNTVSLAKQKGAAEVGAVAKVKREVDVTWRDGKLEKITEATSRALEVRLFVDGRFSVCQTSDLRPEGITSFLDNAIGLTRTLAKDPHRTLPDPALYTSATPEGLSIADPRIESVTALDLRRMAQTMEEAARSVKGSEVILSVSSNGSHAWTETTQVHSNGLEGSFVSTAFSMYTDVSIKDDDGRRPEEGDYAWVRMYADLPDPATLGRRATERALARRGAKKIPSAVMPVLLDNRAAGRFMSYVLRPLGGSALQQKRSYLEGLVGKPFGSDKLDFADDPLLPKGLGTRPFDNEGLAARRLPIFEKGVLRNHYIDTYYGKKLGMAPTTGSSSNIAWKLGAKTQAALLVDVKEGIFVTSFLGGNSNDTTGDFSLGVQGFAIRGGKLAEPIAEMNVSGRHQDVWKRLVAVGNDPFVHSPSRTPTLAFDGMQVAGT is encoded by the coding sequence ATGACGAACGGAGCCATGCTGGAGATCGCCAGGAACACCGTTTCTCTGGCCAAACAGAAGGGCGCGGCCGAGGTCGGGGCGGTCGCGAAGGTCAAGCGCGAGGTCGACGTCACGTGGCGCGACGGCAAGCTCGAGAAGATCACGGAGGCCACGAGCCGCGCGCTCGAGGTCCGGCTCTTCGTCGACGGGAGGTTCTCCGTCTGCCAGACGAGTGATCTGCGCCCCGAGGGGATCACGTCGTTCCTCGACAACGCCATCGGGCTCACGCGCACGCTGGCGAAGGACCCGCACCGGACCCTGCCGGATCCCGCGCTCTACACGAGCGCGACGCCGGAGGGCCTGTCGATCGCCGATCCGCGCATCGAGAGCGTCACCGCGCTCGATCTGCGCCGCATGGCGCAGACCATGGAGGAGGCCGCGCGCTCCGTGAAGGGGAGCGAGGTGATCCTGAGCGTCAGCTCGAACGGCAGCCACGCGTGGACCGAGACGACGCAGGTGCATTCGAATGGGCTCGAAGGCAGCTTCGTGTCCACGGCGTTTTCGATGTACACCGACGTGAGCATCAAGGACGACGACGGGCGCCGCCCGGAGGAGGGCGATTATGCGTGGGTCCGGATGTACGCGGACCTGCCCGACCCGGCCACCCTGGGGCGCCGCGCGACCGAGCGCGCGCTCGCGCGGCGGGGCGCGAAGAAGATCCCGTCGGCCGTGATGCCGGTGCTGCTCGACAACCGCGCCGCGGGCCGCTTCATGAGCTACGTGCTCCGCCCGCTCGGCGGGTCGGCGCTGCAGCAGAAGCGCTCGTACCTCGAAGGGCTCGTGGGCAAGCCGTTCGGCAGCGACAAACTGGATTTCGCGGACGATCCGCTCCTGCCGAAGGGGCTCGGTACGCGGCCCTTCGACAACGAGGGCCTGGCCGCGCGGCGGCTGCCCATCTTCGAGAAGGGCGTGCTCCGGAACCATTACATCGACACGTATTACGGCAAGAAGCTCGGCATGGCGCCGACGACGGGCAGCTCGTCGAACATCGCCTGGAAGCTCGGCGCAAAGACGCAGGCCGCGCTGCTCGTCGACGTGAAGGAGGGCATCTTCGTCACCTCGTTCCTCGGCGGAAACTCGAACGACACGACGGGCGATTTCTCGCTGGGCGTGCAGGGCTTCGCCATCCGCGGGGGCAAGCTCGCCGAGCCGATCGCCGAGATGAACGTGTCCGGCCGCCACCAAGACGTGTGGAAGCGCCTCGTGGCGGTCGGCAACGATCCCTTCGTCCATTCCCCGAGCCGCACGCCGACGCTCGCCTTCGACGGCATGCAGGTCGCGGGGACCTGA
- a CDS encoding DNA polymerase II, whose translation MNAERGFILTPTYRIHEDRTEVHLYAVLACGEPALLVHDQDRPYLFVRARDEAVARRVVGERLSETSLVSFAGEPVLRIEAPNPERLAASRSSLVASGVIPLESDVRFVQRFLIDHGVRGSFSVEGPFERRRGVGRVYRNPRLSPASFVPRLSLLSFDIETSLDGARLFSIASAGKGGERVFLIRGGPAEELPPHVEVFSDERSLLAAFFEHVQRADPDVLTGWSLPDFDLPQLVAFARRARLSCSLGRAAGNPTIRRDPGFTREARAFVPGRAVLDGLALVRGAFVRLDDYRLETAARTILGRGKLFGPDDRGHSIESAFRDAPASLAAYNLEDARLVLEIVQKLGLVELAVERSLLTGMPPDRVGSQIAAVDSLYLGELRSRGRVAPSVARDDDGDGAPLAGGLVLEGKPGFFRNVIVVDFKSLYPSLIRTFNIDPLTFAGEGKTDDPSVLHVPGGATFRRDERGVLPDLVARLGEQRTQARREGDERRAQAIKILMNSLYGVLGSPASRLFSPPVASAIPLAGQWVIRVAARAAASLPGHRVLYGDTDSLFVDAGEPDPEKAAAYALVLREHIAGEVDRAIAATFSVESFLDLAFAKMYTRFFLPEMRGRAEGSKKRYAGLVYHPSGDGEVEIVGLEAVRRDTSAIARRFQRELLDRVFHDRPVEPFVLAFVEELRAGRFDAELVYRKALRKPLDAYTKTTPPHVKAARRLGADAGRVVVYVVTKNGPEPISARSSPLDHEHYVEHQIKPIADAVLRLSGGRDFDDITGARRQLSLF comes from the coding sequence GTGAACGCCGAGCGCGGATTCATCCTGACCCCGACCTACCGGATCCACGAGGATCGGACCGAGGTGCACCTGTACGCGGTCCTCGCGTGCGGCGAGCCCGCGCTGCTCGTGCACGATCAGGATCGGCCGTACCTGTTCGTCCGCGCGCGTGATGAAGCCGTGGCGCGCCGCGTCGTGGGCGAGCGCCTCTCGGAGACGTCCCTCGTCTCGTTCGCGGGAGAGCCCGTCTTGCGCATCGAGGCCCCGAACCCCGAGCGCCTCGCCGCGTCGCGCTCATCCCTCGTCGCGAGTGGCGTGATCCCGCTCGAGTCGGACGTACGTTTCGTGCAACGTTTCCTCATCGATCACGGCGTCCGCGGCTCCTTCTCGGTCGAGGGCCCCTTCGAGCGCCGCCGCGGCGTCGGTCGCGTCTACCGGAATCCGCGCCTCTCGCCGGCCTCGTTCGTGCCGCGCCTCTCGCTCCTCTCGTTCGACATCGAGACGAGCCTCGACGGCGCGCGCCTCTTCTCCATCGCCTCCGCCGGCAAGGGCGGCGAGCGTGTCTTCTTGATACGAGGTGGCCCCGCGGAGGAACTCCCGCCTCACGTCGAGGTTTTTTCCGACGAACGCTCCCTCCTCGCCGCCTTCTTCGAGCACGTGCAGAGGGCCGATCCCGACGTCCTCACCGGCTGGAGCCTGCCAGATTTCGACCTCCCCCAGCTCGTCGCGTTCGCCCGCCGCGCGCGCCTCTCGTGCTCGCTCGGCCGCGCCGCGGGCAACCCCACGATCCGCCGGGATCCTGGCTTCACCCGCGAGGCGCGCGCGTTCGTCCCTGGCCGCGCCGTGCTCGACGGGCTCGCGCTCGTGCGTGGCGCGTTCGTGCGGCTCGACGACTATCGCCTCGAGACCGCGGCCCGCACGATCCTCGGCCGCGGAAAGCTGTTTGGCCCGGACGATCGTGGCCACTCCATCGAGTCCGCCTTCCGCGACGCCCCCGCCTCCCTCGCCGCGTACAACCTCGAAGACGCCCGGCTCGTCCTGGAGATCGTGCAGAAGCTCGGCCTCGTCGAGCTCGCCGTCGAGCGCAGCCTGCTCACGGGCATGCCGCCCGATAGGGTCGGCTCGCAGATCGCCGCCGTCGACTCGCTCTACCTCGGCGAGCTCCGGAGCCGCGGCCGTGTCGCGCCTTCGGTCGCCCGCGATGACGATGGCGACGGGGCCCCGCTCGCCGGCGGCCTCGTCCTCGAAGGAAAACCCGGGTTTTTTCGGAACGTCATCGTCGTCGATTTCAAGTCCCTCTACCCGAGCCTCATCCGCACCTTCAACATCGACCCCTTGACCTTCGCCGGCGAGGGAAAAACCGACGACCCGAGTGTCCTCCACGTCCCCGGCGGCGCCACGTTCCGCAGGGACGAGCGGGGCGTCTTGCCCGATCTCGTCGCGCGGCTCGGCGAGCAGCGGACGCAGGCCCGGCGCGAGGGGGACGAGCGGCGCGCGCAGGCGATCAAGATCCTCATGAACTCGCTCTACGGCGTCCTCGGCTCCCCGGCCTCGCGCCTCTTCTCCCCGCCCGTTGCGAGCGCGATCCCGCTCGCGGGGCAATGGGTCATCCGCGTCGCGGCCCGCGCCGCCGCCTCGCTCCCCGGACATCGTGTGCTCTACGGCGACACCGACTCGCTCTTCGTCGACGCGGGCGAGCCGGATCCCGAAAAAGCCGCGGCCTACGCGCTCGTGCTCCGCGAGCACATCGCCGGGGAGGTCGATCGCGCCATCGCGGCCACCTTCTCCGTCGAGAGCTTCCTCGATCTCGCGTTCGCCAAGATGTACACGCGGTTCTTCCTGCCCGAGATGCGCGGCCGCGCCGAGGGCAGCAAGAAACGATACGCGGGGCTCGTGTACCACCCGAGCGGCGACGGCGAGGTCGAGATCGTGGGCCTCGAGGCCGTCCGGCGCGACACGAGCGCCATCGCGCGGAGGTTCCAGCGCGAGCTCCTCGACCGTGTCTTTCACGATCGCCCGGTCGAGCCGTTTGTCCTCGCGTTCGTCGAGGAGCTACGGGCGGGCCGCTTCGACGCCGAGCTCGTTTACCGCAAGGCGTTACGCAAGCCGCTCGACGCGTACACGAAGACCACGCCGCCGCACGTCAAGGCCGCGCGTAGGCTCGGCGCGGACGCGGGCCGCGTGGTCGTGTACGTGGTCACGAAAAACGGCCCCGAGCCCATCTCGGCGCGTTCGTCCCCGCTGGACCACGAGCATTACGTCGAGCATCAGATCAAGCCGATCGCCGACGCGGTGCTGCGCCTCTCGGGCGGCCGCGATTTCGACGACATCACGGGCGCGCGGCGCCAGCTCTCGCTCTTCTGA
- a CDS encoding mechanosensitive ion channel family protein has protein sequence MNETIQKYIDLAVQLGMSVGLKILGALVLWIIGRIVIRAVLGILDRSLRTRKIDDTVSKYLGSVAGVLLNILLLLSVLSVFGIETTTFAGLLAAAGVAIGVAWSGLLSNLASGVFMIVLRPFKVGDYVIAGGIEGTVQAIGLFVTAIDTPDNVRTFVGNGKIFSDTIKNFSENPYRRVELVAQLSGQADVHKVIAVLKEKLKAIPNVAKTPAPDVEVLTFTLAGPVLAVRPYCHTEHYWAVYFATNQVINDEIGKLGFPAPANPVLITEQKRAAA, from the coding sequence ATGAACGAGACGATTCAAAAATACATCGACCTGGCCGTGCAGCTCGGCATGAGCGTGGGGCTCAAGATCCTCGGGGCGCTCGTCCTCTGGATCATCGGCCGGATCGTGATCCGCGCCGTGCTCGGGATCCTCGACCGGAGCCTGCGGACGCGGAAGATCGACGACACCGTCAGCAAGTATCTCGGCTCGGTGGCCGGCGTCCTCCTGAACATCCTGCTCCTCCTCTCGGTGCTGAGCGTCTTCGGCATCGAGACGACGACGTTCGCCGGCCTGCTCGCCGCGGCGGGCGTGGCGATCGGCGTCGCCTGGTCGGGCCTGCTCTCGAACCTCGCCTCGGGCGTCTTCATGATCGTGCTGCGGCCCTTCAAGGTCGGCGATTACGTGATCGCGGGCGGCATCGAGGGCACGGTGCAGGCCATCGGCCTCTTCGTCACGGCCATCGACACGCCCGACAACGTCCGGACCTTCGTGGGCAACGGCAAGATCTTCAGCGACACGATCAAGAACTTCTCGGAGAACCCCTACCGCCGCGTGGAGCTCGTCGCGCAGCTCTCGGGCCAGGCCGACGTGCACAAGGTGATCGCGGTGCTGAAGGAGAAGCTCAAGGCGATCCCGAACGTCGCGAAGACCCCGGCGCCGGACGTCGAGGTGCTGACCTTCACCCTCGCCGGCCCCGTGCTCGCCGTGCGGCCTTATTGCCACACCGAGCATTACTGGGCGGTGTATTTCGCGACGAACCAGGTGATCAACGACGAGATCGGCAAGCTCGGCTTCCCCGCCCCGGCGAACCCGGTGCTCATCACCGAGCAGAAGCGCGCCGCCGCTTAA
- a CDS encoding HAD family hydrolase, whose protein sequence is MPVRCIVLDFDGTFTDVEREAAPFVETYRSAVFDVLGREDLAGWEERQAEITKHPGRYGWMFEGRIVAPAGADPYIRATTVAQALFEARGVLRSQEVRTAVLTALYHLAYERTWTAFRPRAKEVLEALAASGLPTFVVTNARTEAALKKLRTLGPEGLSRIEVHGDARKYVVAEPESTDERFSRVPAEIRLAGLERPVYARRGRYYETLARILQKTGVTPEEVLVCGDIYELDLALPLALGMQVHMMTGPGAPAAHEVALLESLGARASHGEDLGAILGRAGIGG, encoded by the coding sequence ATGCCCGTTCGATGTATCGTCCTCGATTTCGACGGCACCTTCACGGACGTCGAGCGCGAGGCCGCGCCCTTCGTGGAAACGTACCGCTCCGCCGTCTTCGACGTCCTCGGCCGCGAGGACCTCGCCGGCTGGGAGGAGCGGCAGGCGGAGATCACGAAACACCCCGGCCGATACGGCTGGATGTTCGAGGGCCGTATCGTCGCGCCCGCGGGGGCCGATCCGTACATCCGCGCGACGACCGTCGCGCAGGCCCTCTTCGAGGCGCGTGGCGTGCTCCGCAGCCAGGAGGTCCGCACGGCCGTGCTCACCGCGCTGTATCACCTCGCCTACGAGCGCACATGGACCGCATTTCGACCACGCGCGAAGGAGGTGCTCGAGGCCCTCGCCGCGTCGGGGCTGCCGACGTTCGTGGTGACGAATGCGCGGACGGAGGCGGCATTAAAAAAACTCCGGACGCTGGGACCGGAGGGGCTCTCGCGGATCGAGGTGCACGGCGACGCGCGCAAGTACGTGGTGGCCGAGCCCGAATCGACCGACGAGCGATTCTCGCGTGTCCCCGCGGAGATCCGGCTCGCGGGCCTCGAGCGCCCGGTGTATGCGCGGCGCGGTCGTTATTACGAGACGCTCGCGCGTATCCTGCAAAAGACGGGCGTCACGCCGGAGGAGGTGCTCGTCTGCGGCGACATCTACGAGCTCGACCTCGCGCTGCCGCTCGCGCTCGGAATGCAGGTGCACATGATGACGGGCCCAGGCGCGCCCGCGGCGCACGAGGTCGCGCTGCTCGAATCCCTCGGCGCGCGCGCGAGTCACGGGGAGGATCTCGGGGCGATCCTGGGGCGGGCGGGGATTGGCGGTTGA
- a CDS encoding aldo/keto reductase: MQYARLGRTALKVSRLCLGTMNFGPHTSEEDSFRIMDRAHELGINFFDTANVYGWKKGEGWTEQILGRFFAQGGGRRDRTVIATKVYGGMGDWPNTSRLSALHIRQACEASLRRMQTDHIDLFQMHHVDRDAPWDEIWQAMEVLVQQGKVIYVGSSNFAGWHIAQANEAARSRHFLGLVSEQSLYNLIDRTIELEVIPACQHYGLGLIPWSPLKGGILGGALKKEKEGRLATEFAQKNLAKYRDKLQRFEALAEELGKSAADVGLAWLLAQPAVTAPIIGPRTIEQLDGTAAALDLTLDEATLKRLDEIFPGPGGAAPEAYAW, encoded by the coding sequence ATGCAATACGCGCGACTCGGCCGCACGGCCCTCAAGGTCAGCCGACTCTGTCTCGGCACGATGAACTTCGGCCCTCATACGAGCGAAGAGGACTCGTTCCGCATCATGGATCGCGCCCACGAGCTCGGGATCAACTTCTTCGACACGGCCAACGTGTACGGCTGGAAAAAAGGCGAGGGCTGGACGGAGCAGATCCTCGGCCGCTTTTTCGCCCAGGGAGGCGGGCGCCGCGACAGGACCGTGATCGCGACGAAGGTCTACGGCGGCATGGGCGACTGGCCGAATACGTCGCGCCTCTCGGCGCTGCACATCCGGCAGGCGTGCGAGGCGTCGCTCCGGCGGATGCAGACCGATCACATCGACCTCTTCCAGATGCACCACGTCGATCGTGACGCGCCCTGGGACGAGATCTGGCAAGCGATGGAGGTCCTCGTCCAGCAGGGCAAGGTGATCTACGTGGGCTCGTCGAACTTCGCGGGCTGGCACATCGCCCAGGCGAACGAGGCGGCCAGGTCGCGCCACTTCCTCGGCCTCGTCTCCGAGCAGAGCCTCTACAACCTGATCGACCGCACGATCGAGCTCGAGGTGATCCCCGCCTGCCAGCACTACGGGCTCGGCCTCATCCCGTGGAGCCCGCTCAAGGGCGGCATCCTCGGCGGCGCCCTCAAGAAAGAAAAAGAAGGCCGCCTCGCCACCGAATTCGCGCAGAAGAACCTCGCCAAATACCGGGACAAACTCCAGCGCTTCGAGGCGCTGGCCGAGGAGCTCGGCAAGTCCGCCGCCGACGTCGGGCTCGCCTGGTTGCTCGCGCAGCCCGCCGTGACGGCGCCGATCATCGGGCCTCGTACGATCGAGCAGCTCGACGGCACGGCCGCCGCGCTCGACCTCACGCTCGACGAGGCGACCTTGAAGCGGCTCGACGAGATCTTCCCCGGCCCCGGCGGCGCGGCGCCCGAAGCGTATGCGTGGTGA
- a CDS encoding 6-phosphofructokinase encodes MTNLVEFGTPAAMPPSERRLLLVFDGGNAPGYASVAVALTEEASRRGYEVWAATEGFRSLTPDATGDPRFERLIVSRRERYALLAKGIPARSMGRRVLDAGSDFRSERYLGFHDEDKRRAAAETLRVQGFSHVVGVGGNGTFEGLRALLPEMSPRLPAGFVNVSIDNDLAGDRAIGFLSGVEAGATIARGLYEDAYTHKRIYLLEMMGNRSGRHALHCGVAARAHLIVLPFFQFPEAVLRETAEALSRADYALVVVAEGYERERRAKEAPGESASEFLRRQLAAAGLADSAQKRVIAEPFSRYLRGVRPAFLEVSAAYLKASLLFDAFEEGQTEIMPFVLASNDVGVRPFHLVTREDRVERAFLPLLSRFQIPGFSTWIRDHFTSEKNSL; translated from the coding sequence ATGACGAACCTCGTGGAGTTCGGGACCCCCGCCGCGATGCCGCCGTCCGAGCGGCGCCTGCTGCTCGTCTTCGACGGGGGCAACGCGCCGGGCTACGCGTCGGTCGCGGTCGCGCTCACCGAGGAGGCGTCACGCCGCGGCTACGAGGTCTGGGCCGCGACCGAGGGCTTCCGCTCGCTCACGCCCGATGCGACGGGGGATCCGCGCTTCGAGCGCCTCATCGTGAGCCGTCGTGAACGCTACGCCCTGCTCGCCAAGGGCATCCCCGCGCGCAGCATGGGCCGCCGCGTGCTCGACGCCGGCAGCGACTTCCGCAGCGAGCGTTACCTCGGCTTCCACGACGAGGACAAGCGCCGCGCGGCCGCCGAGACGCTGCGCGTCCAGGGGTTTTCGCACGTCGTCGGCGTCGGCGGCAATGGCACGTTCGAGGGCCTGCGCGCGCTGCTCCCCGAGATGAGCCCGCGCCTGCCCGCGGGCTTCGTGAACGTCTCGATCGACAACGATCTCGCCGGGGATCGCGCGATCGGCTTCCTCTCGGGCGTCGAGGCGGGCGCGACGATCGCGCGTGGGCTCTACGAGGACGCCTACACGCACAAGCGGATCTACCTGCTCGAGATGATGGGCAACCGCAGCGGCCGGCACGCGCTGCATTGCGGGGTCGCGGCGCGCGCGCACCTCATCGTGCTGCCCTTCTTCCAGTTCCCGGAGGCCGTGCTGCGCGAGACGGCCGAGGCCCTGTCGCGGGCCGATTACGCGCTCGTCGTGGTCGCCGAGGGCTACGAGCGCGAGCGGAGGGCGAAGGAGGCGCCGGGCGAGAGCGCGAGCGAGTTCCTGCGCCGGCAGCTCGCGGCGGCGGGGCTCGCGGATTCGGCGCAGAAGCGCGTCATCGCCGAGCCGTTCAGCCGTTATCTGCGCGGCGTGCGGCCCGCGTTCCTGGAGGTCTCGGCGGCGTACCTCAAGGCGTCCTTGCTCTTCGACGCGTTCGAGGAGGGGCAGACGGAGATCATGCCCTTCGTGCTCGCGTCGAACGACGTCGGCGTGCGCCCATTTCATCTCGTCACGCGGGAGGACCGCGTGGAGCGCGCGTTCTTGCCGCTGCTCTCGCGGTTCCAGATCCCGGGCTTCTCCACGTGGATCCGGGACCATTTCACCAGCGAAAAGAACAGCCTTTGA
- a CDS encoding PAS domain-containing protein: MFRNFEQVTSRDLSGMSAAEFDGLHFGAIRLDRHGTVKAYNDWEAALARRDKGTVLGKNFFTDVAPCTDVAAFRGRLDRLALSGDKSYVFDFDFEFPWGKRKVRIRFLVESDDERWVFVTDVT; the protein is encoded by the coding sequence GTGTTCAGGAACTTCGAACAGGTCACCTCGCGGGATCTCTCCGGCATGTCGGCAGCCGAGTTCGATGGGCTGCACTTCGGCGCGATACGGCTCGATCGCCACGGCACGGTGAAGGCATACAACGACTGGGAGGCGGCGCTCGCGCGGCGCGACAAGGGCACCGTCCTCGGCAAAAACTTCTTCACGGACGTCGCGCCCTGCACCGACGTGGCCGCGTTCCGGGGCCGCCTCGATCGGCTGGCGCTGAGCGGGGACAAGTCCTACGTCTTCGATTTCGATTTCGAGTTCCCCTGGGGCAAACGCAAGGTCCGCATCCGATTCCTCGTCGAATCGGACGACGAGCGCTGGGTGTTCGTCACGGACGTGACGTGA
- a CDS encoding TldD/PmbA family protein yields the protein MGDHRMNRRQFIEMGASSVALASASGFLLGCAGQALEKPTTAAVVPSADAPRVSYFSRFGVDEGMIRDALGVALSRGADHADLFFQHRVLNALQLEDGEVNRAYTRVELGVGVRVVRGDQTGYAYTEELTRESIKRAAQTAAAVADGPARPVPTALAVGAALPQRYAIDVPWDGVKPEQKLPILDGVNAAIFKMDGRIKKVNVSFMDEAGVILIADSQGRLVEDFQPMTSLYVSCVAEQGGRKETNGYNVAGRRGIDFYSPETIGRVVREAVSRTTVLFDAVPAPAGEMPVVLAAGSSGILLHEAIGHGMEADFNRKGTSIYADKIGKPIAQPFVNIVDDAAQPFARGAINVDDEGNPAGTTTLVDRGVLATYMHDSISAKHYGLKPTGNGRRQSYQHPPMPRMRATYMLPGPHEHDEIVASVKRGIYCQSFSNGQVNIGAGDFTFFVKNGFLIEDGKLGRPIKDVNIIGNGPRVLERIDMVGKDLVIDEGGWTCGKDVQSVPVSQGIPTVRVSSITVGGQGGSPAAKAKAKG from the coding sequence ATGGGCGATCATCGCATGAACCGGAGGCAATTCATCGAGATGGGGGCGTCGAGCGTCGCTCTGGCCTCGGCGAGCGGGTTTTTGCTCGGCTGCGCGGGGCAGGCGCTGGAGAAGCCCACCACGGCCGCGGTCGTCCCCTCGGCGGACGCGCCGCGGGTCTCGTATTTCAGCCGGTTCGGCGTGGACGAGGGGATGATCCGGGACGCGCTCGGGGTGGCGCTCTCGCGCGGCGCCGATCACGCGGACCTCTTCTTCCAGCACCGCGTGCTCAATGCATTGCAGCTCGAGGACGGCGAGGTGAATCGCGCGTATACCCGCGTGGAGCTCGGCGTGGGCGTGCGCGTGGTGCGCGGGGATCAGACGGGTTACGCGTACACGGAGGAGCTCACGCGTGAGTCGATCAAGCGCGCGGCGCAGACGGCGGCGGCGGTCGCGGACGGGCCCGCGCGGCCCGTGCCGACGGCGCTCGCGGTCGGGGCGGCGCTGCCGCAGAGGTACGCGATCGACGTGCCCTGGGACGGCGTCAAACCCGAGCAGAAGCTGCCGATCCTCGACGGCGTGAACGCGGCGATCTTCAAGATGGATGGCCGCATCAAGAAGGTGAACGTCTCGTTCATGGACGAGGCGGGCGTGATCCTCATCGCCGACAGCCAGGGCCGGCTCGTCGAGGATTTCCAGCCGATGACGTCCCTCTACGTCTCGTGTGTCGCCGAGCAGGGCGGCCGCAAGGAGACGAACGGCTACAACGTGGCGGGCCGGCGGGGGATCGATTTTTATTCGCCGGAGACCATCGGCCGCGTGGTGCGCGAGGCGGTCTCGCGGACGACCGTGCTCTTCGACGCGGTGCCGGCGCCCGCGGGCGAGATGCCCGTGGTGCTCGCGGCCGGCTCGTCGGGCATCCTGCTCCACGAGGCGATCGGCCACGGCATGGAGGCCGATTTCAATCGCAAGGGGACGTCGATCTACGCGGACAAGATCGGCAAGCCCATCGCGCAGCCCTTCGTGAACATCGTCGACGACGCGGCGCAGCCCTTCGCGCGCGGGGCGATCAACGTCGACGACGAGGGCAACCCGGCGGGCACGACGACGCTCGTCGACAGGGGCGTGCTCGCGACGTACATGCACGACTCGATCTCGGCGAAGCACTACGGCCTGAAGCCGACGGGCAATGGCCGGCGGCAGAGCTACCAGCACCCGCCGATGCCCCGCATGCGGGCGACGTACATGTTGCCCGGGCCGCACGAGCACGACGAGATCGTGGCCTCGGTCAAGCGGGGCATCTACTGCCAGAGCTTCTCGAACGGCCAGGTCAACATCGGCGCCGGGGATTTCACGTTTTTCGTGAAGAACGGTTTCCTCATCGAGGACGGCAAGCTCGGCCGGCCGATCAAGGACGTGAACATCATCGGCAACGGCCCCCGGGTGCTCGAGCGGATCGACATGGTGGGCAAGGACCTCGTCATCGACGAGGGCGGCTGGACCTGCGGCAAGGACGTGCAGAGCGTGCCCGTCTCGCAGGGCATTCCGACGGTGCGCGTCTCGTCGATCACGGTGGGGGGTCAGGGGGGAAGCCCCGCGGCGAAGGCGAAGGCGAAGGGCTGA
- a CDS encoding OmpA family protein codes for MYSPRSFVLPLVAALASACGASAPPPPEPAPISVEVAGEPPPPPAPAEVAAEEPPAPEPAPAPESPPATPSPWLAGPTNPGPGAFVLDGGRLVVKEPIEFELAKETLAPSSGPAVDYVTAFLQAKPDITLLRVEGHSDNRGSGAANLALSGQRAFSFARALVARGVDCRRLLPVGFGETKPVADNRTEEGRKQNRRMEFVVAALRGRPVGGMPVDGGGRIAGDPCR; via the coding sequence GTGTATTCGCCTCGTTCGTTCGTCCTGCCCCTCGTCGCCGCGCTCGCCTCGGCCTGCGGCGCCTCCGCGCCGCCGCCCCCCGAACCCGCGCCGATCTCCGTGGAGGTCGCGGGGGAGCCCCCGCCGCCGCCCGCGCCCGCGGAGGTCGCCGCGGAGGAGCCGCCCGCGCCCGAGCCCGCGCCCGCGCCGGAATCACCTCCCGCGACGCCTTCGCCGTGGCTCGCAGGGCCGACGAACCCGGGCCCGGGCGCGTTCGTGCTCGACGGCGGCCGGCTCGTCGTCAAGGAGCCCATCGAGTTCGAGCTCGCCAAGGAGACCCTCGCGCCTTCGAGCGGCCCGGCCGTCGATTACGTGACCGCGTTTCTCCAGGCCAAACCCGACATCACGCTCCTGCGCGTCGAGGGGCACTCCGACAACCGGGGGAGCGGGGCGGCGAACCTCGCGCTCTCGGGCCAGCGCGCGTTCTCCTTCGCGCGGGCCCTCGTCGCGCGTGGCGTCGATTGCAGGCGCCTCTTGCCCGTGGGGTTCGGCGAGACGAAGCCCGTCGCCGACAACCGGACCGAGGAGGGGCGCAAGCAAAACCGCCGCATGGAGTTCGTCGTCGCCGCGCTCCGGGGCCGGCCCGTCGGGGGCATGCCGGTCGACGGCGGGGGCCGTATCGCGGGGGATCCCTGCCGGTAG